In the Acidobacteriota bacterium genome, one interval contains:
- a CDS encoding GTP cyclohydrolase I, producing the protein MKSEFTKPTATSPSSAVEPKPAPPLHRSVGAAALHLADVRPAGADPLEALNRSVLQELGEDPSREGLLATPRRVAKALRFLTSGYEADLAHIVNGAVFAAEGYQEMVLVKDVEFYSLCEHHMLPFFGTVSVAYL; encoded by the coding sequence ATGAAGTCCGAGTTCACGAAACCGACCGCAACGTCGCCTTCGTCCGCCGTTGAACCGAAGCCCGCTCCCCCGCTCCACCGGTCCGTCGGAGCCGCCGCCCTCCACCTCGCCGACGTGCGTCCGGCGGGAGCGGACCCTCTGGAGGCCCTGAACCGGTCGGTCCTGCAGGAACTGGGGGAGGACCCCTCCCGCGAGGGACTCCTGGCCACGCCGCGACGCGTGGCCAAGGCCCTGCGCTTCCTGACCTCTGGGTACGAGGCCGACCTCGCGCACATCGTGAACGGGGCGGTCTTCGCGGCGGAGGGATATCAGGAGATGGTCCTCGTGAAGGACGTGGAGTTCTACTCCCTCTGCGAGCACCACATGCTCCCCTTCTTCGGCACGGTCTCCGTGGCCTACCT
- a CDS encoding 6-carboxytetrahydropterin synthase: protein MRTFLTVKQHFSAAHRLFRPDWSLSKNREVFGLCANPNGHGHNYEIEVTVEGPVSPDTGMILDMKALKDLVQAEILDKVDHKHLNLDVPFLEGINPTAENLAVAFWEILDARIPSGRLHEVRVHETDRNVAFVRR from the coding sequence ATGCGGACGTTCTTGACCGTGAAACAGCACTTTTCGGCGGCCCACAGGCTCTTCAGGCCCGACTGGTCCCTTTCCAAGAACCGGGAAGTCTTCGGCCTGTGCGCCAATCCGAACGGCCACGGCCACAACTACGAGATCGAGGTCACCGTGGAGGGGCCCGTGAGCCCGGATACCGGCATGATCCTCGACATGAAGGCCCTCAAAGACCTCGTCCAGGCCGAGATCCTGGACAAGGTGGACCACAAGCACCTCAACCTCGACGTCCCCTTCCTCGAGGGGATCAACCCCACGGCGGAGAATCTGGCCGTGGCCTTCTGGGAGATCCTGGACGCCAGGATCCCCTCCGGGAGACTCCATGAAGTCCGAGTTCACGAAACCGACCGCAACGTCGCCTTCGTCCGCCGTTGA